Part of the Ammospiza nelsoni isolate bAmmNel1 chromosome 6, bAmmNel1.pri, whole genome shotgun sequence genome is shown below.
GGCTGTAAATTCAACAGAAAGTTTTTTTGCATATCTTGGGGCCAGAAGTATCCATAAGCCAGAGCACTTCCTTTGGAAGGGTAGATGGAAAGAAGGCACAAAAGGCAAACAACCTTTTCCAAGGCTTAACCAGAGAGAGCCCAGCATCCTGGCCATAGCAGCCATTCTTACAcacttccagcagcacagaggtcAGAGACGTTTCCATTGCAATGACACAGTCACCAGAAGAGCAGTGAAATCTCTGCTCCAGAACTGTCATTAGAGACAATTAGTATGACCTGAGGATAGCATATTCATGTAGAGACCACGGTGACATGGAGAGGACTGTCAAGTATTAGGGGAATAGAAACACCCAAGAAACATAACTGTGCATTTTGCACATGACCTGTTTTATCAAAGACTAATGCAAAAACCACCATTCCTTTTCTGGACACTTGAGCAAAAACGTTGAGAGGGGGACAGAAAAGGCAAgcccatttattttctgtgttatgGATATGCAAAGGTATGAAAGATACTGCAGTTTTACTGGTACAGCTGTGACAAAGGTTTGACCTGATAAATGTGGTAGAATTTATCAGATCTGGTTGTTCAAAATTGTGTGTTACTTGCACATTATTTGTTGCACATTAGTTAACAATTAAATACTTTTTGAAAAATGCCTGGATCTGTGACCAAGCATGAACCTGAGCTTTAGAAtaagccctgagctccccaccCAGGGCTGCTCGCTTGTGAAAAACAGGGTGGCTTCCTATGTggtacaaaggaaaaaagggtgGGTCTATGCAGTGCCCTGTTCCAGGGTAGGAGAGGATCTGaaaatttttcttcccttgagCCTGCAGAAGCTTGCAGACTTCAGTAGCATGATACTCACTTTTGACAACACAGTCATCTTGGCCCACAATGAATAGAAGCTGTGCCTCACTTTTCTCTAGTGGGATCCGGCTTTGGTCGCCAGGAGCTTGAAAGGGATCATCCATGCCATCAGAATAGTCAAGAAATTTGGAGTTGGTGGCCTTGGCTTTGTGTTCATCTAAGGTCACAGTGGGGATGATTTTATCTTTGTAAGAGAGAGGAATCACTGTAACAGCAACAGGGGCATTGAGGGAAGCAACAGCCAAGATGTTCTTCAGGAAGGCAGCCATGGCAAGGGACACTTCGGCTCCTTTGGAGAAACCAAGCAGGCCAACCCCTGGACCCTTCACCTGGGAGATAGGAGGAAATGCTCATCAGTGCTCAGCTGAAAAGCACAACAGCTGATTCATGGAGGGCAAGATTGTCTGATGCTGAGTGTTTCCAAAACCACATGAAGAAAGTCATGGCCAATGATTACTTTTCCTTGTGGGCAAATGACAGGAATACCCTCCCACACCCCCTGTACTTCCTCCTCACACTGTACTTCAAACCACTCATATGCAGAATGTTCCTTGGTATTCCAAAATCAGCCAGGAGTGGGGAGACATGATTTCATCCATCTGGGGACAGCTTGTAGGTCACAGCTATGAATTATTAGTCTTATACCCTGGCAGATGCTCTTTACTTTTCACTCTTTAAACTGTAGGAGGACATTTGGTGGCAACTCATGAAGGCTTTCTCCTGCAACACTTCCCACTTGGTTACATCTGATCTGTCTCTTGTGATGTTGCTTTGTGATCTCTCTCCACCCCCCTTCCAGAGCATGTATACTTGCCCCTTCTCTTTACTAGAACTCAGACACCCAAAATCCTTGCAaaggccagccctgccaggtgaGTAATTCTGCAGCTTCCTCCAAAGATGACTAGAGCTAAGTGAGAGGACTTTACAGGAGCAGTTCCTGGAACCCAGAGCAAATGGGTGTTCCtacctgtgggtgctgcagcatATAGTTCACTGCCTCTTCAAAATATTCCAGGTGGAGTTCCTTTGGTTCCTGGGGCAGATCCTCAAATTGATAATAAGCCAGGGCGAGTGTGGCAAAGCCATGATTGGCCAGCAGGCTTGCTCTGGACTCAAAAAGACCTCCTCCAAGTCCATGTATATCAATGATCCCTGGAAAGGTGTCTTCTCCTGAAGCAAACAAGACAAAGATCAGAATTGCCTGAAATGACTCCTTTCAATCTTTCTGTGGTTTGGAATGCATCAAACGAGGTACAAAACAGGAATTGCAGAAAAGATTCTTTTGGGGAAAAGGTGCTATCAGTCAGCTGTGCAGTGTCAGCACCTGAAATAATTCTAGATTGTGttgtagaggaaaaaaaaaagtgcaggaGCAGAACCTCTTAGGTAAGGTGCAAACCTTTATTTGTTTTAGGAATCAGCAGTACTGTGCATTGTGCTTAGGGCCAATGGGAGGAGACTCTTTGGTTAAAAAATTTTGTTCCAAATTCTCCTCCTGTAAGCAGCCCTGTAACAACAAGCGCTTCATCTACCACTATAAAAATCCTCAAGGTATCATGGTTTGATAGATGCAATGCAAACTAGAAACTTTaagcttttttctttgtattgtGGCTTTTTAATATTTGGGATCGCTTGAAAAGCTGTAAGTCACCCAAACCAGTAtactttgtttctttgcaaGTCATATCTGGCAGCAGTCAGTATCAAATTTTGCACAGGATGCCACAGGTACCTCAGTGGATGATCAGCAGATATCTGGATCTTTCTTGGTCCAGGATGCTCTTTTCCTCATCCTGGGAGAATCCCAAACCTGTCCAGCCAGTGCAGGGAAAGAGAATGCTTTGCATGTTGCATTCCTCCAGCCTGATTGGTTTTGGGACTGCAATATGCAGGAAAGCTCCACAAGCCACAGGCCAGAGAAGGTGACCCTGGACCTGTTGAGAAGTGAAGAAGACCTAACTCACACCTACTTCTGGCTTCAGGAGAACCACGGGCCTGAGTGGGCTCATGCCTCCCACCCTCTGAGGATGCCTTTCTTCCACAGTCTGAGACCCTGCACCAGTGGCCTGTGCATCCGCAGATAAGGCTGCAGGTGGAAGGTGGGAATGTGTCACAGAGGCGAGGAGAGAGAAAGCACAGCATCCATTCACTCTCTACCTTGGCCCAAGGAGAGCTCTGCCGTCaaaagtgctgctgtgctcttcctTCTGTGGCTGTTTGCATGCAGGCAACAGCACATCTACTGGCTCTTCACAGGCTCTGAGCACTCAGAGCAGTGGCTGTGTGGCCAGGGGCCAGGAGTGCAGCTGTCTGTGGCCCATGGCCCAGCTGAGTGTGGCAGGGCTCTGTGGACTTGCACTGAACAAGCCCAGAAAAGGTGGTACAGCTGAATAAGGCCATGGGGGTGCTCAAGGGAGGTGTAACAGTACTGTAGCAAAAGCCCTTTGAGCTCTCTGCCTCTGCATGGCCTTAGGTCATTTGCTGAGGAGTATCCAACTCCTCAATCTGAATGTGGAGATGAGCGGTGTAGAGAGCAGGCTACAGGGAAATGAACATCATTGTGAGGTACCTCAGTGCAGGACAATTTGAGTGTGGTGAAATCATGGTTGTGAAACACATCTCCAAATAGACCTAAGAGAAATACTGGCTACAGACTGAACTTGCAGTGTTGCTAAGTTGAAGCTTATTTGTGGTGGCAGTAGGATGGGGATAAATGCTTTTTATCCTGTGTCTAGGAAACAACTCGAAATGCCTATGAAACAATTCAAAGCACCAGGCAATGTGTGGCAAGGGcttataattttaaaacacaggCAAGAGGTGGAGGTCAGGGGACTCGGAGGAAATGCACTAACATTTGATTTACTGAAAGTGCCTCAGCTCAGGGGAAGTGGGACATTTTGGAGATAAAGTGTATGCAGGTGGCTTCTTCCCTCTCCTGGTTAGCAGGTGGGGGTAGCGGTGAGGCAGAGGAGGGACTTCTGGCCTTGTTGTGGGCGGGATGCTAAGTCTGTGAAATCAGCCTGCCCACACCCTGGACTCTGGCAGGAAAGTCTCGGTGTAGCTGCCCAGAAGATGCTGGAGACAGGTGGTGTCTTGGGCAATCCTTACATCTCAGAAAGGTGCTCTGCACCTTTTCCAGAGCAATTAGATAATTGTCTTTTACTGCTTGAAAGATTTATTCCCTGTAAATGTTCTTGAGCCCctcctcttctctctttcaCAAACTGATGATGCTCACCCCAATACGGCGGGCCATGGTCACCAAATAGTTACTATAGttgggggaggagggaaaaccCCAACCCCACCCAGTGAGTAAGAATGTCTATGACAGTCACAGAGCCCTTCCCCACCACTGTATTCTGCAGCTTCTTGTCTAGCAGCTTTCAAGGCACACTCACATTCACTTGCTGTGAATTTCTTCATGGttgttttttagtttgttttcttttttcttttttttttaacctccaGCCCTAAGAATggtttttcctctcccttctgcAGCTGTGTCCTGCCACGTGCATGGGCCGGTGAATTGGGAAGCATGGTCAGGCTGGTGAGTGGCATGGGAggggggagggaaggatggGGGAAAGGACATGGGGCTTTAATGGACTCCACAGAGGTCATGGAACAACTTTCACCAACACAACACCAGTTTAGAGAAAGCAGGATGGCTGCAGTTGGTACTCACCGGGGGGCAGGAAAAGCGTCGCCCGGATCCTCCCTTCTCGCACCGGGATTCTCCGCACCCCGTCCCGCAGGAACGCCCGCTCGTGCTGCGCCTGGGCCAGGAGCCGCCCGTGGCGCTCCCCGTGGCCCTCAAacacctccagctgcaggaggaaggggcTCTGCACGTCCCGCTTTACCAGCCGCCAGAAAGGTTTCTCGGGCTgcaaagcccagagcagccccatgggCTCCAGGCCGGAGAAGCTGCCTCCCGGCAGCGCAGGACAGCGGGCGAGGTCCAGCTCGCCGTCGTCGCCCGCCTGGTAGCGGGCACTGGCCTGGAAGAGCTCTCTGGTCTCGTCCCGCAAGGACGTCCGCAGAGTGACCTGCTGCCGCGGGCCCAGGCCCTGCACGGTGATGGCCAGCGGCTGATCGAAGAGGCTGCGGGCGGCGGGCGACAGGCGGATGGAGGGGGCCATGGAGGAGAGTCCCTGGGCGGGGGCTGTCCCGGGGCTCCACGCGGGGCCGCGGCTccgtggggctgcaggtgcGGGGCCGGGCCAGGGCAGCCGCCTCTGCCAGGCGCGGAAGCTGGCCCGGCACAGGGAGCGGGCACTGACCTGCCACATGGCTCTGGAGTTGTCGAGTCCACTGTCTGCATTCAAGTTGAGGCTTCTTTTATGAATGCAGCTTCCTACACATAGGCGGGGGTGGGGGGAATTTAAGCAGGAATGGTGTGGATCCACATGTGCTGGGAGATGCCAGATTTGCCTGGAGCCGTTGCTGCATCCCTCCCAGCACCCACGGCAGGGCGGGATCATCACAGCCGATCCCCTGACACAGATGGAGCATCTCAGCTCAAAGATGagaaagctccagggacaccgTATTGCCACctttcagtacctgaaggagGCCTGTAAGATGGAGACAAATTTGTTAGTAGAGCAATGGCTTGAAACTATAAGACTGTTGATACAGATTAGACATAAGGTAGAAgttttttacaatgagggtAGTAAAACAATATCCC
Proteins encoded:
- the LOC132074857 gene encoding acyl-coenzyme A thioesterase 5-like — translated: MWQVSARSLCRASFRAWQRRLPWPGPAPAAPRSRGPAWSPGTAPAQGLSSMAPSIRLSPAARSLFDQPLAITVQGLGPRQQVTLRTSLRDETRELFQASARYQAGDDGELDLARCPALPGGSFSGLEPMGLLWALQPEKPFWRLVKRDVQSPFLLQLEVFEGHGERHGRLLAQAQHERAFLRDGVRRIPVREGRIRATLFLPPGEDTFPGIIDIHGLGGGLFESRASLLANHGFATLALAYYQFEDLPQEPKELHLEYFEEAVNYMLQHPQVKGPGVGLLGFSKGAEVSLAMAAFLKNILAVASLNAPVAVTVIPLSYKDKIIPTVTLDEHKAKATNSKFLDYSDGMDDPFQAPGDQSRIPLEKSEAQLLFIVGQDDCVVKSEYHATEVCKLLQAQGKKNFQILSYPGTGHCIDPPFFPLYHIGSHPVFHKRAALGGELRAYSKAQVHAWSQIQAFFKKYLIVN